The following coding sequences are from one Mycobacterium bourgelatii window:
- a CDS encoding DUF6941 family protein, with product MRVSLFLADAAQADAQSGKVHTLGLGWRQCQTPTPPFALVLFLDIDWDETNQQHKLTCQLLTTDGEPVVVMGPQGPQRILFEAAAEAGRLPGAIHGTSVRMPLTLNIPGGIPLDPGIYEWRVEVEGFEHATAVEAFVVLGAPHPPA from the coding sequence ATGAGGGTCAGCCTGTTTCTCGCGGACGCGGCGCAAGCCGATGCCCAATCGGGCAAGGTCCACACTCTCGGTCTGGGCTGGCGGCAGTGTCAAACACCCACGCCCCCTTTTGCTTTGGTGCTCTTTCTCGACATCGACTGGGATGAAACAAATCAGCAGCACAAGTTGACTTGTCAGCTGCTCACCACCGATGGCGAACCGGTCGTCGTGATGGGACCGCAAGGGCCCCAACGCATTCTGTTTGAAGCCGCAGCCGAGGCCGGGCGCCTGCCAGGGGCCATTCACGGCACGTCCGTTCGAATGCCGCTCACGCTGAACATCCCGGGGGGCATCCCGTTGGATCCCGGAATTTATGAGTGGCGGGTGGAGGTCGAAGGTTTCGAGCATGCGACGGCGGTCGAGGCGTTTGTGGTGCTCGGCGCGCCCCATCCGCCGGCTTAG
- a CDS encoding DUF4407 domain-containing protein, producing MSAHEILEQRSAAARLGGLFTWFGGGQWRELGEPHERSTHAVAGAVVALGAVLACLVAALAVNESASLPWWSVLAAGLVFGLLVGAVIRGTVSGPIRGRLGVAGRGAVAIAVGVIVGELAAVVMFSGSIDRRLQEQSLRAADSVPAVVHAATTLQQARDARAALDNTVEQARTQVDKALIVARCEYNPTPACPQTRITGIPGQGPETRSSNELLADAQRELDAALAARDRQAPERDAAVADSEQALIAARDAAIAHDGGGLGARWVAMNELTLASAGALVLRMITLAFFALLYLLPLILRLWRGETTHDRHAAARAERERAELAAQRAELEADAAIAIKRAEVRREAEIMWAEHQLTQTRLAIEAQAEIDREQQRRRVAEVLDAPVHALAERTFEPALESGFESGFDSGCESGREDMYLPIAAEAEAASRAIAELPTGAPQPRAERVEHAQFEPNLPAPVETGGSVAPQHEERAPLIPSLPDATKAAARWIRPLVPPFVARVIDNTTAPLRSARQVFEEVEEIAFSLKRTRKVTVNTESSDGSGSPSPGRHAVEASTAAPRVEANRVASSRGDTRADTGMPSYEGLGADAEHRSLYEAPTHDLAGLSASGQERRRALMEREGPRELRAPEGPRQLPPGK from the coding sequence ATGAGCGCCCACGAAATTCTCGAGCAGCGCTCGGCCGCAGCACGACTCGGCGGGCTGTTCACCTGGTTCGGCGGCGGGCAATGGCGCGAGCTCGGCGAACCCCATGAACGTTCCACGCATGCCGTCGCCGGCGCGGTTGTCGCGCTTGGCGCCGTGCTGGCATGCCTGGTCGCCGCATTGGCGGTGAACGAGTCCGCGAGCTTGCCGTGGTGGTCCGTGCTGGCGGCTGGCCTGGTCTTCGGCTTGCTGGTCGGTGCGGTGATCCGCGGTACGGTCAGCGGCCCCATTCGGGGTCGGCTGGGCGTCGCGGGCCGCGGTGCCGTCGCGATCGCCGTCGGGGTGATAGTCGGCGAGCTTGCGGCGGTGGTGATGTTTTCCGGTTCGATCGATCGCCGACTGCAGGAGCAGTCGTTACGTGCCGCCGACTCCGTACCAGCCGTCGTTCACGCGGCAACAACCCTGCAACAGGCTCGGGATGCACGCGCGGCCCTGGACAACACTGTCGAACAGGCGCGCACCCAGGTAGACAAGGCGCTGATCGTCGCCCGCTGCGAATACAACCCAACCCCCGCGTGCCCGCAGACCCGGATCACCGGAATCCCCGGTCAGGGGCCGGAAACACGGTCGTCGAACGAGCTGCTGGCCGACGCACAGCGGGAATTGGACGCGGCACTGGCGGCCCGGGACCGGCAGGCCCCGGAACGGGACGCTGCTGTCGCTGACAGCGAGCAAGCTCTCATTGCGGCACGCGATGCGGCAATCGCGCACGACGGCGGTGGCCTCGGTGCGCGCTGGGTCGCCATGAACGAGCTGACGCTGGCCAGCGCGGGCGCGCTGGTGTTGCGGATGATCACGCTGGCGTTCTTCGCTCTGCTGTACCTGTTGCCGTTGATCCTGCGGCTCTGGCGCGGTGAGACGACCCACGATCGACATGCGGCCGCGCGTGCCGAACGTGAGCGGGCCGAGCTGGCAGCGCAACGCGCCGAGCTGGAGGCGGACGCGGCGATCGCGATCAAACGGGCCGAAGTTCGCCGCGAAGCCGAAATCATGTGGGCCGAGCACCAACTGACCCAAACCCGCCTGGCCATCGAGGCGCAGGCCGAAATCGACCGCGAGCAGCAACGTCGTCGGGTCGCCGAAGTGCTCGACGCCCCGGTGCACGCCTTGGCGGAACGTACCTTCGAGCCAGCGTTGGAGTCGGGGTTCGAGTCAGGGTTCGATTCAGGGTGCGAGTCAGGGAGGGAAGACATGTATTTGCCGATCGCCGCCGAAGCCGAGGCCGCCAGCCGAGCCATCGCCGAGCTACCTACCGGGGCGCCACAGCCACGTGCCGAGCGGGTGGAACATGCGCAGTTCGAGCCGAACCTGCCCGCGCCCGTCGAGACCGGCGGCTCGGTGGCGCCACAACACGAGGAGCGTGCCCCACTGATCCCGTCGCTTCCGGACGCCACCAAGGCCGCCGCCCGATGGATCCGACCGTTGGTTCCGCCGTTCGTCGCACGGGTGATCGACAACACCACCGCGCCCCTGCGCAGCGCGCGTCAAGTCTTTGAAGAGGTTGAGGAGATTGCTTTTTCGCTGAAGCGCACGCGCAAGGTGACGGTCAACACCGAGAGCTCGGACGGCTCGGGCAGCCCGAGTCCGGGCCGGCACGCGGTCGAGGCCTCCACCGCCGCCCCGCGGGTGGAAGCGAATCGGGTCGCTTCGTCGCGCGGGGACACCCGCGCGGACACGGGCATGCCGAGCTACGAGGGGCTCGGCGCCGATGCGGAGCACCGGTCGCTGTACGAGGCGCCCACGCACGACCTGGCGGGCCTCTCCGCATCGGGACAAGAGCGCCGTCGGGCGCTTATGGAGCGCGAGGGGCCGCGCGAGTTGCGTGCGCCCGAGGGGCCCCGCCAGCTGCCTCCCGGCAAGTAG
- a CDS encoding type II toxin-antitoxin system Rv0910 family toxin, translating to MAKVEVSTTSEVDPMAAWKLASDLERFDEWMTIFSGWRGPIPSTIEEGTCVSSCIKVKGFRNIIHWEVTHYDEPKRIELKGRGRGGVRIDLAMAVTDNDPGSTFHLTADLKGGLLSGPVGKLVARVLRSDVRESVENLAALH from the coding sequence ATGGCAAAGGTAGAGGTTTCGACAACATCCGAAGTGGATCCGATGGCCGCATGGAAGCTGGCCTCTGACCTGGAGCGGTTTGACGAGTGGATGACGATCTTCAGCGGCTGGCGTGGCCCGATTCCGTCGACGATCGAAGAAGGCACGTGTGTGTCTTCATGCATCAAGGTGAAGGGGTTCCGCAACATCATCCACTGGGAGGTCACCCACTACGACGAGCCGAAAAGGATCGAGTTGAAGGGGCGCGGCCGCGGCGGGGTCCGCATCGACCTGGCCATGGCCGTCACCGACAACGACCCGGGATCGACGTTCCATCTCACCGCCGATCTGAAAGGCGGTCTGCTCAGTGGGCCAGTAGGCAAACTCGTCGCGCGCGTGTTGCGGTCCGATGTGCGTGAGTCGGTCGAGAATCTCGCCGCGTTGCACTAA
- a CDS encoding molybdopterin-dependent oxidoreductase, which yields MTEQIEAPSRHGKAAPERQLGVDYASEVHEAEDVVDVETYGGGFDLTRRATAPKLRVGRDKWFNLLWLIPIGFALLVAGVAIGKGLHNMPAVQSFIERYPGTNEQSGIAGRPAWIGWTHFFNLFMMMFIIRSGIQILCDHPRLYFSRNATPGKDEWLRVGPPVPDDPLWTANSDTVALPPQFGLPGFRHSIGLARWWHLGIDVLWLLNGAVFYVLLFATGQWRHLVPTSWDVFPHAASVAIQYLSLDWPTDNGWVAYNGLQLLTYFTTVFIAAPAALITGLGMSPALSQRVHWLSKRLSIQHARSLHFLVLVYFLFFILVHVTMVFATGALRNLNHMFAARDDNSWVGFAVFSVAMVVVAVGWVAATPFTIRHPRVVQRVGYALVGPFQRVLERLNPKPGAFTEKDISPYHWRNGRLPETVEYKELEKNDFRDWRLRVYGLVENPKAFSLEDLKALPYHDQITQHFCIQAWSGVAKWGGVSMQTIMDIVKPLPEAKWVVFYSMGEGATGGIYYNAHPIEQMGHHMSMLAYNMNDQPLPYLHGRPLRLRNELQHGFKQVKWIKGIEFIAHYSEIGSGYGGYSEDHKFFGRHQTL from the coding sequence ATGACTGAGCAGATCGAGGCGCCGTCCCGTCATGGAAAAGCCGCACCCGAGCGGCAGTTGGGAGTGGACTACGCGAGTGAGGTCCACGAGGCCGAGGATGTCGTCGACGTCGAGACGTACGGCGGTGGGTTCGACCTGACCCGCCGGGCCACGGCGCCCAAGCTGCGGGTGGGGCGCGACAAGTGGTTCAACCTGCTGTGGCTGATCCCGATCGGTTTTGCGCTGCTCGTCGCCGGTGTGGCGATCGGCAAAGGCCTGCACAACATGCCGGCCGTGCAGTCGTTCATCGAGCGATACCCCGGCACCAATGAGCAGTCCGGCATCGCCGGCCGTCCCGCCTGGATCGGGTGGACGCACTTTTTCAACCTCTTCATGATGATGTTCATCATTCGGTCTGGAATTCAGATCCTCTGTGACCACCCCCGGCTGTATTTCAGCCGCAATGCCACCCCCGGTAAGGACGAGTGGCTACGGGTTGGGCCACCCGTGCCGGACGACCCACTGTGGACCGCGAACTCCGACACCGTCGCCTTGCCACCGCAATTCGGCCTGCCCGGCTTCCGTCACTCGATCGGACTCGCGCGGTGGTGGCACCTTGGCATCGACGTCCTGTGGTTGCTCAACGGCGCGGTCTTCTACGTATTGCTGTTCGCCACCGGCCAGTGGCGGCACCTCGTGCCGACGAGTTGGGACGTCTTTCCGCACGCCGCGTCCGTCGCGATTCAGTACCTGTCACTGGACTGGCCCACGGACAACGGATGGGTGGCTTACAACGGGCTGCAGTTGCTGACTTACTTCACAACGGTTTTCATCGCTGCGCCGGCCGCGCTGATCACCGGGCTCGGCATGTCGCCGGCGTTGTCGCAACGGGTGCACTGGCTCAGCAAGCGACTGAGCATCCAGCACGCGCGTTCACTGCACTTCCTGGTGCTGGTGTACTTCCTGTTCTTCATTCTCGTCCACGTCACAATGGTTTTCGCGACGGGCGCCCTGCGCAATCTCAACCACATGTTCGCCGCGCGCGACGACAACAGCTGGGTGGGATTCGCGGTTTTCAGCGTCGCGATGGTGGTGGTGGCCGTTGGCTGGGTGGCGGCCACTCCATTCACCATTCGACACCCGCGGGTGGTGCAACGGGTGGGCTACGCGCTCGTAGGTCCTTTCCAGCGAGTGTTGGAACGCCTCAACCCCAAACCGGGCGCGTTCACCGAAAAAGACATTTCGCCCTACCACTGGCGCAATGGTCGGTTGCCGGAGACCGTCGAGTACAAGGAGCTGGAGAAGAATGACTTCAGGGACTGGCGGCTGCGTGTCTACGGATTGGTCGAAAACCCCAAGGCGTTCTCGCTCGAGGACCTGAAAGCGCTGCCCTACCACGACCAGATCACGCAGCACTTCTGCATCCAGGCGTGGTCGGGAGTCGCAAAGTGGGGCGGAGTTTCGATGCAGACGATCATGGACATCGTCAAGCCGCTGCCCGAGGCCAAATGGGTCGTCTTCTACTCAATGGGTGAGGGGGCCACGGGCGGCATCTATTACAACGCCCATCCCATCGAGCAGATGGGTCACCACATGAGCATGCTGGCCTACAACATGAACGACCAGCCGCTCCCCTACCTGCACGGACGGCCGCTGCGGTTACGCAATGAGCTGCAGCATGGGTTCAAGCAGGTGAAGTGGATCAAGGGCATCGAGTTCATCGCGCACTACTCCGAGATCGGCAGCGGTTACGGCGGCTACAGCGAGGACCATAAGTTCTTCGGCCGGCACCAGACGCTCTAG
- a CDS encoding nuclear transport factor 2 family protein, with the protein MSLPQPLRAELGDVVHRYAAYVDDRQFDSVAALFTATAELVLPEPPAVLQPIKSHRGLAAIGRAVAAVAQTMRTEHAIVGEVYEQGSRADGSHARGRIACIAHHWSERAGELVDAIWHLRYDDDYELTDAGWRISRRALTINAIETQPARRVRPPDPSDPV; encoded by the coding sequence GTGAGTCTCCCGCAACCCCTTCGGGCCGAACTCGGCGATGTGGTGCATCGCTATGCCGCGTACGTTGATGATCGCCAATTCGACTCCGTCGCAGCGCTTTTCACAGCTACGGCTGAACTCGTGCTACCCGAGCCGCCGGCCGTGTTGCAGCCGATCAAGTCCCACCGCGGCTTGGCGGCCATCGGTCGGGCCGTGGCCGCCGTCGCCCAGACGATGCGTACCGAGCACGCGATCGTCGGCGAAGTCTATGAGCAAGGTTCGCGGGCGGACGGGTCACACGCGCGAGGGCGGATAGCGTGCATCGCGCACCATTGGAGTGAACGTGCGGGCGAATTGGTCGACGCGATCTGGCACCTGCGCTACGACGACGATTATGAGCTCACCGACGCCGGGTGGCGGATCAGCCGCCGGGCATTGACGATCAACGCCATCGAGACTCAACCGGCGCGGAGGGTGCGACCACCGGATCCGAGCGATCCGGTGTAG